In Microbacterium sp. SLBN-146, one genomic interval encodes:
- a CDS encoding GNAT family N-acetyltransferase translates to MSDLRLEPPSPDLLDALVALPPRPSEPANVAPVVYSLAEAYVTPTAWPRAILDGENVVGFVMANFDAENEIAAFRAGVWRLNIDTAAQGRGVGRFAVMQVADEARRRGFDAITVLWEPGDDGPEKFYLTLGFVPTGEELFGERVGILRL, encoded by the coding sequence ATGTCCGACCTCAGACTCGAACCTCCCTCACCAGACCTGCTGGATGCGCTCGTCGCATTGCCTCCGCGACCCAGCGAACCCGCCAACGTCGCGCCCGTCGTCTACTCGCTCGCCGAGGCCTACGTCACCCCCACCGCGTGGCCGAGAGCCATCCTCGACGGAGAGAACGTCGTCGGGTTCGTCATGGCGAACTTCGACGCCGAGAACGAGATCGCCGCATTCCGCGCCGGCGTGTGGCGCCTCAACATCGACACCGCGGCGCAGGGCCGGGGCGTCGGCCGCTTCGCGGTCATGCAGGTCGCCGACGAGGCCCGCCGCCGCGGCTTCGATGCGATCACCGTGCTGTGGGAACCGGGTGACGACGGCCCCGAGAAGTTCTATCTCACGCTCGGTTTCGTGCCGACGGGCGAGGAGCTCTTCGGCGAGCGCGTGGGCATTCTGCGGCTCTGA